The Mycobacteriales bacterium DNA segment TGCCGGGGAGAGGCGCGGAAGACCTCCATGCCGAAGCGGGCCAGGTCGTAGCGCCCGGCGCCGGTGGCCATCATCTCGATGGCGCAGCAGGCCAGCCCGAAGGTGGCCGGCCACATCGAACTCTTACGCGACCAGTTGACGACCTTCTCCACGCTGGTCAGCACGATCCCGCTCGGGATCTTCTCCTCGAGCCCCATGAACTAGTCCCACTCCAGACCGCCGCGACGCCACACATAGGCGTACGCGACGAAGACGGTGCCGAGGAAGATCGCCATTTCGACGAGGCCGAACAGGCCGAGCTGGTCGAAGGCGACCGCCCACGGGATGAGGAAGATCATCTCGATGTCGAAAACGATGAAGAGCATCGCGGTCAGATAGAACTTGACCGGGAAGCGACCGCCGCCCATGGGCTGCGGCGTCGGCTCGATGCCGCACTCGTAGGCGTCCAGCTTGGCCCGGTTGTAGCGCTTCGGGCCGAGCACTGCTGCGGCGCCGACCGAGCCGGCCGCGAAGGCCGTGGCGAGGACGAACAGCACCAGGATCGGCACGTAGTTGTCGAGCACGCGCGCTGTCCTCCTCCTCGTGTCGTACGCCGGGACGTGGAGCCGCCGGTCAGCCTAGGGGCTCTCCAGGGATGCTCAGGCCGCGGGGGCCACCCGGGACAGGCCGTTGACGACGCGGTCCAGGGCGTCGCCTCCGCGCGGGTCGGTGAGGTTCGCGAGCAGCTTCAGGGTGAACTTCATCAGCAGCGGCCGCGGCAGCCCGTGCCGGGTCGCCAGCGCCATGACCTGCGGGTGACCGATGAGGTGCACGAAGATCCGCCCGAGCGTGAAGTAGCCGCCGTAGACCGCCTTGAGCTGGTCCGGGTAGGCCTGCAGCGCGCGCTCCCGGCCGGCGCCCTCGGGCCGGGCGAGGGCCTGGACCGCCACCTCGGCGGCGAGCAGCCCGGACTCCATGGCGTAGGCGATGCCCTCGCCGTTGAAGGGGTTGACCGCGCCGCCGGCGTCGCCCACGAGCAGGACGCCGCGGCTGTAGTGGGGGGTGCGGTTGAAGCCCATGGGGAGCGCTCCGCCGCGGACCGGGCCGACCGCGTGCTCCTCGTCGAACTGCCACGTCCCGGGCATGCCGCCGGTCCAGCGGGCCAGCAGCTCCTTGTAGTCGGTCTTCTGCCAGGCGTTGGTGGTGTTGAGAATGCCGAGCCCGACGTTGCTCGTGCCGTCGCCGACGCCGAAGACCCAGCCGTAGCCGGGCAGCAGGCTGCCGTCCTCGCCGCGCAGCTCGAGCCAGGACTCGAGCATGTCGTCGTCGTGCCGCGGGCTGGAGAAGTAGCGGCGCACCGCCACCCCCATCGGCCGGTCGTCACGCTTGGCGATGCCGAGGGAGAGCGCGAGCCGCGCGCTGCTGCCGTCTGCGGCGATCACCAGGGGTGCCCGGACCTCCTGCTCCAGCTTCTCGGGACCGACCTTTGCCCGCACACCCACCACCCGGTCGGCGGCGTCCAGCACGGGGCCGGTGACGGTGGTCTGCTCCTGCAGTCGCGCGCCGACCTTCTGTGCCGTGCGGGCGAGCAGCTCGTCGAAGTCCAGCCGCGGACGCACCAGGCCGTAGTCGGGGAAGCTGGCCAGCTCCGGCCACGGCAGCTCGAGGCGCATGCCGCCACCGATGATGCGCAGGCCGCGGTTGCGCAGGAAGCCGTTGCTCTCCCCGGTGTCGATGCCCAGCTGCACCAGGCTCTTGACGGCACGCGGGGTGAGGCCGTCGCCGCAGACCTTCTCCCGCGGGAAGCTGGTCTTCTCGAGCAGCAGCACGTCCAGCCCGGCCTGCGCGAGCGCGTGAGCGGCGGCGCTGCCACCGGGACCGGCCCCGACGACGATGACGTCGGCGTCCTGCCGGACTCCCGTCTGCGTGCCCACCGCAGCCCCTCCCGGACTCGTGAAAACTTTCACATGAAGTGCGGAGTCTACGGCGTCCGGCACCTCTGCCGCCTGCCAGCGGTTTCAGGCGGGCCGACTGGCCCGGTGCAGCGCGACGATGCCGCCGGTGAGGTCGCGCCAGGCGACACTCGCCCAGCCGGCCCCCTGCAGCCGCCTGGCCAGCGCAGCCTGCGCAGGCCAGGCGCGGATGGATTCGGCGAGGTAGACGTAGGCCTCGGGATCGCTGCTCACCCGGCGCGCCACGGCCGGGAGCGCCCTCATGAGGTACTCGACGTAGACGGTGCGCAGCGGTGGCCACGTCGGGTGGCTGAACTCACAGACCACCAGCCGGCCCCCGGGCCGCGTGACCCGCCGCAGCTCGGCGAGAGCGAGGTCGATGTCACGGGTGTTGCGCAGCCCGAAGGCGATCGTCACGGCGTCGAAGGACGCGTCCGCGAACGGCAGTGCGAGCGCGTCACCGGCCACCAGCTCGACGCCGTCGTGCGCGGCCCGCTTGCCGACCCGGAGCATGCCGAGTGAGAAGTCGCAGCCCACCACGCGAGCGCCGCTCCGGGCCAGCGCCGCGCTGCTGGTGGCCGTCCCGGCGGCCAGGTCGAGCACCCGCTGACCCGGGGTCAGGTCGAGTGCCTGCGCAACCGCCCGGCGCCAACCGCGGTCCTGCCCGAGCGAGAGCACCGAGTTGGTGAGGTCGTAGCGGGCCGCCACCTGGTCGAACATGGCGGCCACCTCGGCCGGGTCCTTCTCGAGCGTCGCACGGGTCACGCCGACCATTCTCGCAGGCGCGGCCGGGGCATGATCCGGCCTTCGCCGGGGAGGGGAGCCGCAGAGGGCGCGGGACCCCGCGTCGAACCCCCGTACTCCTGGAGGTCCGTCTTGACCACGCTTCGTGATGAGGACATCACCACCACCGTCACCAACGCCCTCCCCGGCGGCGACGCCGACCAGAGCGACAGTCCGGGAGCCGACCCGGCGGGTGTCGACCCGGCCGGCACCGACTCGGCCGGTGGGGACGCCGACCAGAGCGACAGGGGCGACGCCGACCAGAGCGACAAGGGCGACGCGGACTCCTCCGACAGCTGAGGTCGGTGTCCGCGCCGGGGTCGGCTCTGGCCCGCTGCACCTGCGTCGGGGCCGACGTCTTCGCGACCGAGCACTGGTCGCGTGCGCCGCTGTTGACGCGCGCGAAGCAGCTACCACGGAACTTCGACGACCTGCTCTCGGCTGACGACGTCGACGAACTGGTCGCGGAGCGCGCGCTGCGCTCGCCGTTCTTCCGTACCGTGCGCGAGGGTGCCGGCCTGCCGGCACCCACCCGCACGGTGACCGCCGGGGCCCGACGCCTCGGCGACCTGGTCGATCCCGAGGCGCTGGCCGCGCAGTACGCCGACGG contains these protein-coding regions:
- a CDS encoding NADH-quinone oxidoreductase subunit A, which produces MLDNYVPILVLFVLATAFAAGSVGAAAVLGPKRYNRAKLDAYECGIEPTPQPMGGGRFPVKFYLTAMLFIVFDIEMIFLIPWAVAFDQLGLFGLVEMAIFLGTVFVAYAYVWRRGGLEWD
- a CDS encoding geranylgeranyl reductase family protein; its protein translation is MGTQTGVRQDADVIVVGAGPGGSAAAHALAQAGLDVLLLEKTSFPREKVCGDGLTPRAVKSLVQLGIDTGESNGFLRNRGLRIIGGGMRLELPWPELASFPDYGLVRPRLDFDELLARTAQKVGARLQEQTTVTGPVLDAADRVVGVRAKVGPEKLEQEVRAPLVIAADGSSARLALSLGIAKRDDRPMGVAVRRYFSSPRHDDDMLESWLELRGEDGSLLPGYGWVFGVGDGTSNVGLGILNTTNAWQKTDYKELLARWTGGMPGTWQFDEEHAVGPVRGGALPMGFNRTPHYSRGVLLVGDAGGAVNPFNGEGIAYAMESGLLAAEVAVQALARPEGAGRERALQAYPDQLKAVYGGYFTLGRIFVHLIGHPQVMALATRHGLPRPLLMKFTLKLLANLTDPRGGDALDRVVNGLSRVAPAA
- a CDS encoding demethylmenaquinone methyltransferase; this encodes MVGVTRATLEKDPAEVAAMFDQVAARYDLTNSVLSLGQDRGWRRAVAQALDLTPGQRVLDLAAGTATSSAALARSGARVVGCDFSLGMLRVGKRAAHDGVELVAGDALALPFADASFDAVTIAFGLRNTRDIDLALAELRRVTRPGGRLVVCEFSHPTWPPLRTVYVEYLMRALPAVARRVSSDPEAYVYLAESIRAWPAQAALARRLQGAGWASVAWRDLTGGIVALHRASRPA